The following are from one region of the Meleagris gallopavo isolate NT-WF06-2002-E0010 breed Aviagen turkey brand Nicholas breeding stock chromosome 21, Turkey_5.1, whole genome shotgun sequence genome:
- the LOC100546521 gene encoding delta-1 crystallin yields the protein MEILSSPISTEQRLSEVDIQASMAYAKALEKASILTKTELEKILSGLEKISEESSKGILVMTQSDEDIQTAIERRLKELIGDIAGKLQTGRSRNEQVVTDLKLLLKSSISVISTHLLQLIKTLVERAAIEIDVIMPGYTHLQKALPIRWSQFLLSHAVALTRDSERLGEVKKRITVLPLGSGVLAGNPLEIDRELLRSELDMTSITLNSIDAISERDFVVELISVATLLMIHLSKLAEDLIIFSTTEFGFVTLSDAYSTGSSLLPQKKNPDSLELIRSKAGRVFGRLAAILMVLKGIPSTFSKDLQEDKEAVLDVVDTLTAVLQVATGVISTLQINKENMEKALTPELLSTDLALYLVRKGMPIRQAQTASGKAVHLAETKGITINNLTLEDLKSISPLFASDVSQVFSVVNSVEQYTAVGGTAKSSVTAQIEQLRELLKKQKEQA from the exons ATGGAGATTCTCAGCTCTCCTATATCCACTGAGCAGAGACTGTCTGAAGTTGATATCCAGGCAAGCATGGCTTATGCCAAAGCCTTGGAGAAGGCTAGCATCCTAACCAAAACTGAGCTGGAGAAGATCCTGAGTGGCCTGGAAAAg ATCTCTGAGGAATCATCTAAGGGAATCCTTGTAATGACCCAAAGTGATGAGGATATCCAGACTGCCATTGAACGCAGACTGAAG GAGCTGATTGGGGATatagctggaaagctgcagaCTGGAAGAAGCAGGAATGAACAG GTTGTGACTGACCTGAAGCTGCTCCTGAAGAGTTCCATCTCTGTCATCTCCACTCACTTGCTGCAGCTCATCAAGACCCTGGTGGAGCGTGCTGCCAT AGAAATTGATGTTATCATGCCTGGCTACACCCACCTGCAGAAAGCTCTGCCCATCAGATGGAGCCAGTTCCTGCTCAG CCACGCTGTTGCACTGACCCGTGATTCTGAGCGCCTGGGAGAAGTGAAGAAAAGGATCACTGTCTTGCCTCTGGGAAG TGGTGTCCTGGCAGGCAACCCACTAGAAATTGATAGAGAGCTTCTGCGTAGCG AACTGGACATGACTTCCATCACTCTGAACAGCATAGATGCCATCAGTGAGAGAGACTTTGTGG TGGAATTAATCTCTGTTGCCACCCTGCTGATGATCCACCTTAGCAAGCTGGCTGAAGATCTCATCATCTTCAGCACCACTGAATTTGGCTTTGTGACCCTCTCTGATGCCTACAG cactggcagcagccTGTTGCCTCAGAAGAAGAACCCTGATAGCCTGGAACTGATCCGCAGCAAAGCTGGTCGTGTGTTTGGACGG TTGGCTGCTATTCTCATGGTTCTGAAAGGAATTCCAAGCACCTTCAGCAAGGATCTGCAG GAGGACAAGGAAGCTGTCCTTGATGTTGTGGACACTCTGACTGCTGTGCTCCAGGTTGCCACCGGAGTGATTTCTACCCTCCAG ATCAACAAGGAGAACATGGAGAAGGCTCTGACCCCTGAGTTGCTGTCTACTGATCTGGCTCTCTACTTGGTTCGTAAAGGA ATGCCCATCAGACAAGCCCAAACTGCTTCTGGGAAGGCCGTCCACCTTGCTGAGACTAAAGGCATCACCATCAATAATCTCACCCTGGAGGACCTGAAGAGCATCAG CCCCCTGTTTGCCAGCGATGTCTCCCAGGTCTTCAGCGTTGTCAACAGCGTGGAGCAGTACACTGCCGTGGGCGGTACTGCCAAGAGCAGCGTGACTGCCCAGATcgagcagctgagggagctgctgaAGAAGCAGAAGGAGCAAGCTTAG